Sequence from the Halobaculum rubrum genome:
CGTACGTCGGCCTCCCGGGCTATCCAGTCTCCGCGCTGACCATCTTCCGAACGTTCGTCGCCCCCGCGGTGCGCGAGGCCGCCGGGAAGCCGGAGCCGCGGACCGCAACCGTGACCGGCCGGATGGCCGTCGAGGAGCGCTACTCCGAGGGACGGATGCGGCTCATGCCGGCCGGACTCGTGGAGAGCGGGCCGACAGGCCCGGCCGGAGCCGGTGGAACCGGCGGACCCGGCGACGCCGAGACCCTCGTCTACCCCGTCGACAAGGGCTCGGGCGCGACGACGAGCCTCGTCGAGGCCGACGGCGTCGTCGTCGTCGACCCCGACACCGAGTACCTCGCGGCGGGCGAGTCCGTCGAGGTGCAGCTGTTCTCGCCCGACGTGCGCGCGCCGACGCTGTTCGCCGTCGGCGAGGACGACCCCGCGCTCTCCCGACTGCTCGACCGCGTCGACCGCCCGCGACACCTCGCGCTCGGCTCGCGGGAGGGGCTGCGTCGCCTCCGCGACGGCGTCCCCGACGCCGCGGTCGTCGCGGGCGAGCCCGGCCGCGAGCCGGTCGCCGCGCCGGACCCGACCGCCGACGACGAGCCGGTCCCGGCCGAGATGATCGGCGAGTGGACGCGCGAGTGGGGGCTGATCGTGCCCGCCGGCAACCCGGACGACGTGACGGGGCTGGCCGACCTGGTGGACCGGGACCTCCGATTCGTGAACCGGGACTCGAACGCGGGCTTGCGGACGACCCTCGCGAACGCGCTGGCGGAGCTGGCCGACGAGCGCGGAACGACCCGCCGGGAGGTGACCGAGGCGATCGAAGGCTTCGACAGGGCCGTTCGATCCCACGAGTCGCCCGCGCGGCGCGTGCTCGCGGGCGACGCGGACGCGGGGCTGGGGCTGCGAGCGACGGCCGAACGGCTCGAAACGGGCTTCGTCCAGCTCGGAACCGAGCCGGTCCGGGTCCACGCGAACCCCGCACGCGTCGACAAGCCCGGCGTGGCGCGGCTGCGCGAGGCGATCGCCGACGGCGACGACGTGTTCGACGCGCTCGCCGGCTACGAGCGGTAAGTGAGGTAGGGGAACGACTGGAGTCGACGACTGAAGACGACGACTGAAGACGACGACCGGAGCCGACCGCCGCGCTACGGCGTCGGCGCGGCCTTCTGGAGGGCGGTCTCGGCGATGTTGCCGCCGTAGTCGGCCGAGCGGGACACAGAGTCGACGATGAGCCCGAGCAGCTGTGCCCGGGCGGGGTCCAGCTCGCGCAGGAGTTCGTCGATCTCGCGTGCCCGCTGGTCGACACCGAGCACGGCGCCGCGAGCCTCGTTCGCCAGCTCGGTCGCCTCGGCGCTGTCGCCGGCGAACAGCGCCTCCATCGCGCGGTCGACGACCTCGCGCGCGTCCTCATCGAGCGCCAGGAGCGCCTCGTTGAACTCCGCCGGGAGCACCTCGTCGACGCCGTTCTCCGGCGCGGGAACCTCGCCGCCCACGGCGTCGGCCGCCTCGCTCCCCAGCAGCTCCAGGGTGAGGTGGGCGATCTTCGTCGCGTGGTCGGCGACGCGCTCGAGCTGGCGCGCGCTGGAGTGGTAGTCGAAGCACACCTCCCGCGAGAGGCCGATGTCCTCGGCGGCCTTCGGGGTCCGAAGCGTCGACCGGAAGATACGTGAGACCACCATGTACAGGCGGTCGACGTCGTCGTCGCGCTGGATCACGTCCATCGCCATGTCCTCGTCGCCGGTTGTGAGCGCGTCCACCGCGTCCTCCAGCATGGAGACGGCGATGAGCCGCATCCGCGTCACCGCGTTGTGGATCGACAGCTCCGAGGAGTCGAGTAGATCCCGGATGACGACGCGGTCGCGGGTCTCCTCCAGTACCTCCAGCCCGACGAGGCTCTGGACGGAGTCGCGGATGGTGCGTCGCTGGTCGTTGGTGATCCGGGGCGCCTCCAGCGCGATGATGTCGAACCCGGAGACGTACATCGTCATCACCGCACGCGTGAGCTGGTCCCCCTCCAGTTCGCCGATGTCGAGCGTCCCCTCGGTACGCCCCTCCTCGCTCACCGGGGTGAGAAACAGGGAGTCGCCCTCCGGGTGGAACTCGACCTCGGTGCCCGCGCTCACGCCGTTGTCCGTCGCCCATTCTTTCGGAATGGACACGGTGTACGTCGACCCGCCGGTCACCTGCACCTTCCGTGTCTCGACCATCGTGGGAGCGTGCGTCCGTCCGCGAATTAAATCCACCGGTGTTCTATATATTGGTCGGGGTTCCGCATCCACTGGCGTCCGAACCCTCCGGCTATGGAACGTCGATCCGAAAACTCGGTAGAGTACTGAATAGCTATTAAACCGCCTTAGACGGCAAATACCCGTTATATGGAGTTTCTGCAAGCGGAATCCGAACACCGGCCGATACACACACGTTCTCACAGTATATCTATATATTTCTCATAGTAGGGTACTTACGTATCTCGCGGCTCCGATCGAGTGATGACGGATCACTCCGAATCCGCGACGCGGCGTGCCTTCATGACTGCTGCGGGAACGGCGGGCGTCCTCGGGCTGGCCGGTTGCACGAGCAACCCCGACTCGGGGGGATCCAGCGGCGATTCCGACGGCTCGGACCAGCTCTCGGGCGACATCGACATCGCGGGGTCCTCGACGGTGTTCCCGCTGGCGACGGCGATCGCCGAGACGTTCCAGCAGGACCACTCCGAGGTCGACATCAACGTCCAGTCGACGGGCTCGGGCGGCGGGTTCGCGAACTTCTTCTGTCCCGGCGAGACGGACTTCAACAACGCCTCCCGGCCGATCCAGCCCGAGGAGGAGGAGGCGTGTGCCGACAACGACATCGTTCCGGTCGAGCTGACGGTCGCGACGGACGCGCTGACGGTCATCGTGAACAACGAGGCCGACTTCATCGACTCGATGACCGTCGAGGAGCTCCGGACGCTGTGGTCCGCCGAGACGCAGCCCGAGACGTGGAGCGACGTCAACTCCGACTGGCCCGACGAGGAGATCGAACTGTTCGGTCCCTCCGACGCCTCGGGGACGTACGACTACTTCATCGAGGCGGTCATCGGGGAGGAGGGTCCGGGCCACCGTCAGGACTACTCCGCCACCGAGCAGGACCGGACGATCATTCAGGGTGTGCAGGGCTCGCAGTACGCCGTCGGCTACCTCGGATTCGCCTACTACAGCGCGAACACCGACGCGGTGAAGGCGGTCGCCATCGACGACGGCGACGGGCCCGTCGAGCCGTCGCTCGAAACCGCGCGGACCGGCGAGTACACCCCGCTGTCGCGCCCGCTGTTCACCTACCCGAAGCGGTCGGCGCTGGCGGAGGACCACATCGCCGAGTTCGCCCGGTACTTCGTCGAGAACACGACCAACGAGGAACTCGTCGCAGAGGACGTCGGCTACGTTCCGCTGACAGACGAGCAGCAGGCCGAGCAGTTGGAGACGCTGGAGGCCGCGATCGAGGAAGCGAACGCCTAGACCTGTCACCGAGGCCACGGACGGCCGAACGGAGAAATTTTTCACTACCCCACACAACCACCAACTGAATGAGCACCGACGACATCACGGAGGACCTTACCCGGGACACACAGAACGCCCCTGCGGAGCTGTTGACGCGGTCGTTCTTCTTCGTGTGTGCGGTGCTCTCGATCGTTACCACGGTGAGCATCGTCGTCCTCCTCGTCACCGAGGCGGCCAAGTTCTTCACGCTCACCGCGCCGTTGCTGGGCGTCCAGGGACCGACGGCCTCCGTCGTCGACTTCCTCACCGGGACGACCTGGGAGATCGGGAACCGGCAGTTCGGCGTGCTCGCGCTCGTCTCGGCGACGCTGATGATCACCATCGGCTCGGCGATCATCGCGCTCCCGCTGGGCGTCGCGACGGCCATCTACCTCAGCGAGTACGCCGCCGAGCGCCACCGCGCGTTCCTGAAGCCGGCGCTGGAGGTGCTCGCCGGCATCCCGACGGTCGTCTACGGCTTCTTCGCGCTCATCTACATCACCCCCGCGATCCAGACGGTGCTCCCGGGGACGGGGACGTTCAATCTCCTCTCGGCCAGCATCGTCGTCGGCATCATGATCATCCCGATGGTCGCGTCGATCAGCGAGGACGCGATGTCGGCGGTCCCCGACGAACTCCGGCAAGCGGGGTACGGGATGGGCGCGACGAAGTTCGACGTGTCGACCGGCATCGTCGTTCCGGCGGCGTTGTCGGGTATCTTCTCGTCGTTCATCCTCGCGCTCTCGCGGGCCATCGGCGAGACGATGGCCGTCACCATCGCCGCCGGGTCGCAGGCGCAGTTCCTGAATCCGATCGATCCGACGGCGTATCAGGAGGGAGCGCTCCCGATGACCGCGGCGATGGTCCAACTGTTGTTGGGCGACATCACCGGCGGCGGACTCGCGTACCGGAGCCTCTTCGCCATCGGGCTGACGCTGTTCGTCATCACGCTCGTCATGAACGTCATCAGCGACCTGATCGCACAGCGGTACCGCGAGGAGTACTGAGATGGCCACCGACACACGCGGCGGCGACATCGAGAGTTTCGGAACCGTAAACAAGACCGTCGGGGCCGTTTTCAACTACGTCCTGCTGGCGGCGACGCTGTTCGGGATCGTCGTGCTCGGCGCCCTGCTGGTGTACGTCGCCAACGACGCCATCCGGCCGCTCACCGCCGACCCAGGCTGGCACCTCACGTTCCTCCTCACGCTCGTGCTCCCGACGCTCGGCGTCGGCGCGTACCTCTACCGACGCGACACGGACGCGCTCCGCTTCGGGGCCATGACGGTCGGAATGACCGTCGTGACGCTCATGTTCGCCGGCGGCGTCGGGATGATCTTCGTCGACATCCTCTCGCCGTTCGCCTTCCTCGCGTACGCGGTCGCGCTGGCGCTGCCGTTCGCCCTCGTGCTCGCGCTGCAACGGCGGGCACGGCGGATCCCGTTCCTCTCCCGGGTGGGCGCGACGACGCTCGCGTTCTACGTCTCGCTGTTCGGCCTCCCGGGCCCCGTCGGCGCGGTCGCGGGGCTCCCCACGATCGTGCCCGGAGTGCCCGCGTTGGTTCAGTCGCTCCCGACGATCCCGCTGGGCTGGATGTCCCTCACCGCGACACTCGGACTCGGCGTCGCCGCCCTCGTCGGCGTGTACGCCGCCCGGGTTCGCGACCCGCGTGCCGGACTGTTCGCGGGGGCCGGCGCGCTGGCTGCCATCGGTGCAAGCGGCGCGATCGGTCCCGCGGTGGGCGTCACACCCGTTCCCGCCGTGGTGCTCGCGTCGATCGCGGGCGTCCCGATGGTCGCGTACGCGGCCGGAACCGTGGCCGCTCAGCCCCGCCACCGGATCGGCCTGCTCGTCCCCGCGGTCGTCATCGGCGGCGCCCTCGTCGGCGAGGTCGCCGTCGGCGCCCTCGGGTTCGCCGGACCGCA
This genomic interval carries:
- the pstA gene encoding phosphate ABC transporter permease PstA; protein product: MATDTRGGDIESFGTVNKTVGAVFNYVLLAATLFGIVVLGALLVYVANDAIRPLTADPGWHLTFLLTLVLPTLGVGAYLYRRDTDALRFGAMTVGMTVVTLMFAGGVGMIFVDILSPFAFLAYAVALALPFALVLALQRRARRIPFLSRVGATTLAFYVSLFGLPGPVGAVAGLPTIVPGVPALVQSLPTIPLGWMSLTATLGLGVAALVGVYAARVRDPRAGLFAGAGALAAIGASGAIGPAVGVTPVPAVVLASIAGVPMVAYAAGTVAAQPRHRIGLLVPAVVIGGALVGEVAVGALGFAGPQSWVDWQFLTSAHSRNAIDAGLYPAIGGSILLMVTVALLSFPLGVGAAVYLEEYAPDNRLTRIIDVNISNLAGVPSVVYGLLGLGVFVTYLGRSTGTVLIGGATLALLILPIVIISSREAIRSVPNEMRQASYGMGATKWQTVRRVVLPRAFPGILTGTILALGRAIGETAPLIMIGAPSVLFSLPTGFTSKVSAMPLQVFAWSSLFASEDFYTKAVPAGVVVLVSVLLAMNSIAIVLRNKYQSEQ
- the pstC gene encoding phosphate ABC transporter permease subunit PstC, whose product is MSTDDITEDLTRDTQNAPAELLTRSFFFVCAVLSIVTTVSIVVLLVTEAAKFFTLTAPLLGVQGPTASVVDFLTGTTWEIGNRQFGVLALVSATLMITIGSAIIALPLGVATAIYLSEYAAERHRAFLKPALEVLAGIPTVVYGFFALIYITPAIQTVLPGTGTFNLLSASIVVGIMIIPMVASISEDAMSAVPDELRQAGYGMGATKFDVSTGIVVPAALSGIFSSFILALSRAIGETMAVTIAAGSQAQFLNPIDPTAYQEGALPMTAAMVQLLLGDITGGGLAYRSLFAIGLTLFVITLVMNVISDLIAQRYREEY
- a CDS encoding phosphate uptake regulator PhoU, whose amino-acid sequence is MVETRKVQVTGGSTYTVSIPKEWATDNGVSAGTEVEFHPEGDSLFLTPVSEEGRTEGTLDIGELEGDQLTRAVMTMYVSGFDIIALEAPRITNDQRRTIRDSVQSLVGLEVLEETRDRVVIRDLLDSSELSIHNAVTRMRLIAVSMLEDAVDALTTGDEDMAMDVIQRDDDVDRLYMVVSRIFRSTLRTPKAAEDIGLSREVCFDYHSSARQLERVADHATKIAHLTLELLGSEAADAVGGEVPAPENGVDEVLPAEFNEALLALDEDAREVVDRAMEALFAGDSAEATELANEARGAVLGVDQRAREIDELLRELDPARAQLLGLIVDSVSRSADYGGNIAETALQKAAPTP
- a CDS encoding molybdopterin biosynthesis protein; its protein translation is MSDRREFRDLAEPAEAHEAIASLDLAPEPETVPLREARGRVLAERIDAELDVPGFDRASMDGYAVRARDTFGADEVDPATLELVGAVHAGAEPDVTVEPGTCAEISTGAVMPDGADAVVMVERTSEVVDEDGDVDAVEIRTSVAPGDHVMFAGADIAAGGRALGPGTEITPREIGLLSALGVDEVPVRGTPTVGIVSTGDELVRPGGDLHSERGQIYDVNSYTIAAGVEEAGGEAVLYPHAGDDYDEMERLLVEASEECDLVLSSGSTSASAVDVIYRVIEERGDLLLHGVSVKPGKPMLVGRLTDSAYVGLPGYPVSALTIFRTFVAPAVREAAGKPEPRTATVTGRMAVEERYSEGRMRLMPAGLVESGPTGPAGAGGTGGPGDAETLVYPVDKGSGATTSLVEADGVVVVDPDTEYLAAGESVEVQLFSPDVRAPTLFAVGEDDPALSRLLDRVDRPRHLALGSREGLRRLRDGVPDAAVVAGEPGREPVAAPDPTADDEPVPAEMIGEWTREWGLIVPAGNPDDVTGLADLVDRDLRFVNRDSNAGLRTTLANALAELADERGTTRREVTEAIEGFDRAVRSHESPARRVLAGDADAGLGLRATAERLETGFVQLGTEPVRVHANPARVDKPGVARLREAIADGDDVFDALAGYER
- a CDS encoding PstS family phosphate ABC transporter substrate-binding protein, which produces MTDHSESATRRAFMTAAGTAGVLGLAGCTSNPDSGGSSGDSDGSDQLSGDIDIAGSSTVFPLATAIAETFQQDHSEVDINVQSTGSGGGFANFFCPGETDFNNASRPIQPEEEEACADNDIVPVELTVATDALTVIVNNEADFIDSMTVEELRTLWSAETQPETWSDVNSDWPDEEIELFGPSDASGTYDYFIEAVIGEEGPGHRQDYSATEQDRTIIQGVQGSQYAVGYLGFAYYSANTDAVKAVAIDDGDGPVEPSLETARTGEYTPLSRPLFTYPKRSALAEDHIAEFARYFVENTTNEELVAEDVGYVPLTDEQQAEQLETLEAAIEEANA